The following proteins are encoded in a genomic region of Oncorhynchus gorbuscha isolate QuinsamMale2020 ecotype Even-year linkage group LG11, OgorEven_v1.0, whole genome shotgun sequence:
- the LOC124048007 gene encoding protein myomixer-like — MPAVFLLLRTLLSSRLIGSLLQFLRRTLSSTFSHVGAALRYVWDRISSQESKEATLRCVLCLLNMHKKVDQPTADSH, encoded by the coding sequence ATGCCTGCAGTGTTCCTCCTGCTCCGAACCCTCCTCTCCAGTAGACTGATAGGATCCCTGCTCCAGTTTCTCAGGAGGACTCTGTCCTCAACCTTCAGCCACGTGGGAGCCGCGCTGAGATACGTCTGGGACAGGATCAGCTCCCAGGAGTCTAAAGAAGCCACCCTGCGCTGTGTGCTGTGTCTCCTTAACATGCACAAGAAGGTGGATCAGCCAACAGCTGACTCTCACTGA